In the genome of Urocitellus parryii isolate mUroPar1 chromosome 7, mUroPar1.hap1, whole genome shotgun sequence, the window CAAGTTTGGCAAAACTGTTGGAACTCAAGAGTGTGAGAATTTTCCTAAGCAAAATCATGtaattgtgtatgtatattcagtgaaataaaacttttattttaaaaattagcttatAATGCTGCATTACCTTGCTCACAGGTGCAGCCATTGCCTGTGATCTGAAGGGTGCTTTGTAAGGACAGGCTAATACTCTTTATATGTTTCTGAAGTAGCAAGTCTTggtagattttttaatttttctacactGCAACATAATGAAACTCTGTCAACCACAACAGCACTGCAACTAGTATGGCCCTGGGCTTTCCCCAGCATTCATTCACTAATACCTTGTGTTTAGGGGGCCCAGGGATAAGGGGGTGTCCTAGGCTAGAAAATCatctattttatctgtttatccattgCTTGCCTTTCCAGTAAAGTGCAGGTTTATGAATCCCTGCAGAGACCAGCCATCCTTGTCCCTCTCCGATCCTCTTCTAGctgttactttattatttatttatttgctttacttATTAAGAAGCTCTTGTGCTGGGCTGAAGCCTGTCTCATTTTCATCCTTATCCTACTGTTGCTCCTTGTTCTCTCTTGGGGTCCATCTGGGTCTCCTATCCACCcccacccttttaaaatttattcttcagaCTCAAAATCCCTACTGGTATCTACAGCTTCTTTCCAGGACATGATTTGAAGTTTGTCCTTTTGTCTGTCCAGTTATAAGACCCTGCTATACAAGCAGAATAAACCCAGCTCTGGCCTTGTTATAGAGGCTGCATCACTAGCAATACAGTCCACTTAAGCTGCTCTGGCACCAGAGCCACATATATCAGAAGGTGAGAGTCCTTTCATACTTACTATTGTTTGGCCATCTCTCTGCTCTGATCttttattattgctgagtaattttcTGGACCCCAGGAAAAGAACCAATACCTGTTCATCTAAACTTGCTCGAACTCAGTTTGACCAGCCACCCTTGCCTTTAAAGAATTACTACTAATTCAGTCACTTAAGAAGCTAACTAATTGTGGACACGGCATGTTATTGGACTTTATTTCAGGTTACAATGCTTAATTCCATCCAGGGACATTTTTTTGCCCAAGTGGCTCGGAGGCTGATTCAGGTTTTTCATGGGAAAATGTCATAGGCTCCAAACCATATTCACACTCTCCCTAGCCCACAGCTCCCAGAGTTCGTCCTGCAATCCAGGATGAAAAGGGAGAGTAACACAAGTCTCTGGAAGATCCATTTCAACTCTTTTCCTTGAGAACCATGACAGGTTGAATGCATTTCTCCatagaatttctattttgaaagaCAATGATGTTCCATCTGTACTTTTTAAGCTTCTTGTTTCTTCTCTATCAATAACATGTCTGTCAGTTGTTTGTCAGAGACACTTAACTGCTGACAGGTCCTCATAACCTGACTAAGATAAACTGCCAAGAGATGCTTACACTGGAACACAAAACATAAAGACATATTAGGAACAAGCAGGGCTGTGACTGGCTAGTCTACTTCTCCTACCATCatatgaaaggaaaaggaagtttgCTGTACTTTCAGTTAGgttcttccttccttttagaAAGGAAGGCAATGGCTAACATTCTTCGAGGTACTATGTTGTTCAGTGTTTCTCAGATTATCTCACTTATCTGACAGCTACCCATGAGGACAGGTATTAACTCCATTTTAACCATATGCTCAGAACCTATAGTCTATTCACTTAACCACTGTTATATACTTCAGGGGCAGGGCTGAGGGTCAGGGAGGAGTTGTGGTAGAACTCTGGCATATCCCAGCCTGTCTGCTACTCTGGGGAGATGATGCAGTTGGACCTATGTCACAGAACACAGCTTCAGATCTTGAAGAGGTCCTCATTCAATCCTGTTATTTTATAGGTGATATATACTTATAGCACATGAGCTATGAATGCGGCCTCTTGCACAATGGGACACCCAACTTGGCATCCAGTTCCCAAGATGTTTAAGAAGTTAACAGAGTAAAATGAAGGGAAGAATGCGGTAGACTCCATTATCTTCTTTGCCAAGACTGAGAAATAGTGACCTTCTCCCAAGAGGCGATAAGGAGTGTGTGAATATGTCCTGCTCTTGCTTAATGCTCTGGACTCTGAGGAAATCAGTAAAGATTGAGAGGGACAGACAAAAGGCATTCCTGCCCCTTGTGAAGGTTGAGTGTAGCACCAAGCTGTCTTACAGGTAGGAGGAAGCCACACCTCATGGCTGGAGTTGGGGTTATACAAGTTGCCAACATACAATTAGCTTCAAATTTTATTGGGCCATCTATGTTCCCAGTGCCAACTTCCAGGACTGCCTTTCTATCCTCCCCAAAGCTGTGACCtttcaaataaaaaagcaagaaacCAATGTAGTTCTATAAAGGACATTTTGGTAGGCTAAgcctaaaaaaatcttaaaaataaataaataaataaataaaaatcactgaagtcaaggaaataaattatttattttaatacagtaaAACTGTCACTTTGTGGCTGGGCCTGTTGGCACATactggtaatcccagctacttgtgagACTAAGGTAGTATGATTGCAAATTCATGGTCATTCTgagcaactttgcaagatcctatctcaaaaagggctgggtggagttcagtggtaagcacctctgggttcaatctccagtactggaggaaaaaaataaattcccattTTGTGCAACTTTTAAACCATTAAATAAGGGCTAGCAATTTATCTCCTAACCTAACTGCGGTGGCAAGAGCCTTCCCCATCCTTACCAGTAGGCTTTCACTCTTCCGCAGCACTGAGAAGGTAAATGCAGGACACGAACAGTAATGACAAGAAGCCAAACATGTGTATGTTTTGCCAGAACTTCCTAGTACCTAGGAAAAAAGGATAGATAGATCAGCTCTCAGAAGGTGTGCTTCTGGGTGCCATCTCTTTCCCTTTAACCATTTAATGATTCAAAGTCTCTGCAAACTGCACTGGAAAGAAATGCAGTACTATTTTACATAGAAGGGGAAACTCAACTTCTTTTCCTGGAGCATGCAAACTGCTCCTTACCCCTCAGTGCTCACCCTTTAGGACAGTGGAACTGAAGAGTTTCAGGCTAGTTCAACCATCCACACAAACCATTTGTTCCTATACTTAGTGATTCATAGGGCCTACTCCATGTGCTGACTATCAAGGTGTGAAGGGGAAATCTCTCATTTTATTGTGGGGTTTCTTAACATTTGGTATTTCACAGCATGTATGTAAGTTTCTGAAGCTTCCACCACATACCTGAAAAGAGTGAAAACAGGTACAGAGTGAGTGGTTGGGCAGGAAGCAAGATAGGTCTCAGAAGAAAGTAGAAATGGGCTTTTGAAAAACGTTTGAGGGTGGAGAGAATATAAAGAATCCTGCAAAAGGGATGACTCAGCTGCTCAGGATGGAGGTCTCCGGAAAAGAGGCAAGCCCAGATCTGCCCATTCTTTTAGCAGGATGGAAGGAGGATGTAGATATATGTGGGGTTGTTAAGAGGCTCAGTCTAAGAACAGAAAGCTTTGGTGGCAGTCAAAAGAACACAAAGGACAGGTAAAGGGACAATCTGATCTGTTAGTGGTTTGACTGGACAAATTTAGTGTTGTATCCCCTCCCATGCcctgtattggggattgaaacagggctaagcaggtgctctacccctgagctacagcctcatTCCTGACTGGACAAATCTGTTGGAGGTCTCTTTTCCACCAAATAGTCAAAACCTTTTTGTTAGTTTACTGTAGTTTGGATCTTCAATGTGCTCCAAAGGTATTACAGGCTTGGTTGCTGGTCTGTGGCACTACTGGAAGGTGGCAAAACCTTTAGGAAATGGGCCTAGTTTGAGTAAGTTGGGTCACTGGGactgtgcccttgaaggggatattgggaccctatacccttcttctctctgctttctgattactATGAGGTTAACAGGCTTCATCCACCACATATTCTTGCCGTGTATATAATTTGctgtcacaggcccaaagcaacaggaccaagcaaccatggattgaaacctctgaaactgaaacaaaataaacctttcctcttttcaagttgatttatctcagatatttgttacagtgGTGGGAGGCTGACTAACAAAGTTTCATTCCTTAAGTTAATTTCCAAACTAGAAGATTATTTGTCAGAGGGCCTTCGGATTATATTTAGGCTTGAAGAGGCTTGAAGACACTaatctgaataaaaaaaatcacagaacttaaaaaaaaaaattctttggtaccagggattgaacccaggggtactcaacaactgagccacttccccatcccttttttttttttttttaattttgtgataaGGTCTCACCAAGTgattgaggctgcctttgaatttatgatcctcctacaTCCTACGTCccgaactactgggattacagggttttttgtttttttaaaactatactgTCATATAATTTCCCATCCAAggatcttttctctttctcccccacaGAGAATTAAGCAACAGATAAGGCTTTAACCATAGCAGAAATAGCAGATTCAAATGTGTATTTCTTTGTATCATGTGTTCACTGGTTCACATGATACAGCCATcctttttggggtgggggtgggagtactggggattgtacctatgggggctctaccactgacatatacatctccagcccttttttaaaatttgattttgaggtaggatctcactaagttgcccaagttgcCCTCAAActtccaattctcctgcctcagcctcctgagcagctgggattacaggtgtgtgccacctcacctggttGACACAGCCATCTTGGTAAAGTTTTTTGACAAAATCAGCAGAATTCCTTGGGGGTTCCTAGAATTCCAGGAATGGCCAATGATTGGGTAAGATGCCTGCTGTAACCATTAAAGATTTTAGCCTCGGTTTAAATTAGTTATTAAAACCacatcttgggggctggggatgtggctcaagcggtagtgcgctcgcctggcatgcatgagcccaggttcgatcctcagaaccacatacaaacaaagatgttgtgtccgccgaaaactaaaaaaataaatattaaaaaatgctctctctcttaaaaaaaaaaacacatcttgggctggggctcagtggtagagtgctcacctagcatgcgtgaggcactaggttcaatcctcagcactacataaatttCCTATATGAACATATCTATCACCTACATCACTAAGTATGAACAGAGAAATTTACCTAGTGCATCTGGAAGGCTTAActgaagaaggaaaattaaagcaGATTATTTCCTCCTTCATCCTAAAGAAAATGAACATCCAACAGAGACATGAATAATTCTTGGGTTTCCAAATTACTACCAAAGAATAAAACTTTAGAATTCTTCCTTTAGTTACCTCCTGTGTCTTTTTCTCTCTAGAAATAAACTTACTCAGGCATAAGCCTCTGGAATTCTGCATCAACTTGAATGATTCAGTGTTTCCTTCTTATTGCAGGGCCCCTATCTATTAGAATACTTCCTGAACTATGTTGAAATAATGCCCGGTGACTTAAAGATGGGGATAAATTCTGCAGATGTTCCCTTGCCCGCTCCTCTCACAGGCTGGCTAAGACGCAAAGTAAAATGTTTAACTGCTAGAGGCAGTATGTACCATACATAGCAGTGGACAACTAATGAACCCAATAATCAGGCAGAAATCTGAGTAAGAATTGTTTAAAACTGGAAATTGACCTTAGggaaaatttaatttcttcaccCTTCAATGAAAAATGACCTCCTCTTACAGGAATTGCTCCTAGTTCTTCCACTCATAGTTTGGAATGTTTATCCTCAGAAGtggtgtgatttttaaaaaaatggacataCATAGAAGAGGACACTCAGATTGGACTTGTAGGAACTTTGCTTGGAGGACTTCAGTTAGGTTCTAAAGAGGTGACCCACATAGATGGTCACACATTCATGGGTACAGCTTTATTTTATGCCCACTACAAGCCTCTTATGATACTTTGCAGCAGTAAGCTGTATTATTTCTCTCTGGAAAAAGGATTATACATTCCTGTTCTATTGAATACAGACTGGCTATGTGACTTGCTTCTTAGCCAGCAAAGTATGAATAGCCAGgcagaaatgttaaaaattatagCACAACAGGCCTTCTTCTCTTTGAATTCCACATAGGGGTGGATTTACTAACTGGGATTCCTAAGTGAAGGTGCCTGGGAGCAGAGCTGCAGTTGACTCCTGATGGATGTATAGCATGAAGGAGATGTAAAACTTTGTTTCTTTAAAGCCTTTCAGATTTGGAGGTCATTGTTACTGCATAATTTTGCCACCCCTTCTCAAACTGAGCCAAAGTTTCTAAAAAGCAGCTCAGGTGATAGCAACAAAATGATGACTTTTAGAATAAGTACACATTACATCTGGTGGACAGTAATAATATTAGGGTTGACATATGGAATAAAAGTTCTCTTGTAGAAAGACAAGGCAGTGTCCGATTCAGCTTTTATCTTTTtacaacccccccacccccaacttaaACCAAATTCTTACTATAGTACTATATAATGCAACCACTAAGGTTAACCTGAGGGGTTATAAAGATTTCTTCAGACTCATTTAATTCAAATTCCAAGCTGATAGTCACAATTCTAGAAAGTTAGAGTTTTTTATGACTAACAAAGCAATGGAATGTAATATAGGATGTGAATGACAAAAACTAAACAAGTCACACTGAATACTGGAGGAACAAGACatcaacaataattaaaatattttaaacaactttaacattttaattaatgatCAGATCACAGAACTAGAGGTCAGCCAGACATCTGCTTGCCCAGGCTAAATGTTATGCTGATAATGGAACTGAGACCAAAATTCCAAAACTAAAAGACATGGGGAAAATGTGAAGGGGCCCTCTAGTTTCAGGTATCTAAGTCACATAAAAAccaaatataggggctggggttatggctcactggtagagcactctcctagcacgtgcgaggcactgggttcaatcctcagcaccacataaaaataataaataaaataaaggtattgtgtccaactac includes:
- the Zswim7 gene encoding zinc finger SWIM domain-containing protein 7 isoform X1, with the protein product MAVTLPVVVEELLSEMAAAVRETARIPDEHLSSLKFIFGSSAIQALDLVDRQSITLISSPSGRHIYQVLGSSGKTYTCLASCHYCSCPAFTFSVLRKSESLLCKHLLAVYLSQVMRTCQQLSVSDKQLTDMLLIEKKQEA
- the Zswim7 gene encoding zinc finger SWIM domain-containing protein 7 isoform X2 codes for the protein MAVTLPVVVEELLSEMAAAVRETARIPDEHLSSLKFIFGSSAIQALDLVDRQSITLISSPSGRHIYQVLGSSGKTYTCLASCHYCSCPAFTFSVLRKSESLLYWRLNPEVLTTELHPALFEIGSCKVAQNDHEFAIILP